From Arachis stenosperma cultivar V10309 chromosome 2, arast.V10309.gnm1.PFL2, whole genome shotgun sequence, one genomic window encodes:
- the LOC130963216 gene encoding uncharacterized protein LOC130963216: MTVVAPLKIRIFSELVNKARVVEECAKKVATSRDTRGGNNYRGRGKYFQPRAQSYKRGGHAPQGQWGFRRNNYDQYHPARGRGNQSKASPDSICNRCGHFHLNDSCKLGIGGCFNCRLSGHMAKDCTRGRNPNAGWNQHQGQVFTVNANDATNADPLMRGNCLIGDKILVALYDTRALHSFISFDKVEELGLKVSELSFDLHVHTPYQTVVTRSGCRQVGFKLENKEFVHDLIYLPMVGLEMILEFA, from the coding sequence ATGACTGTTGTGGCTCCTCTGAAGATCCGAATCTTTTCCGAACTTGTGAACAAAGCGAGGGTTGTTGAGGAATGTGCAAAGAAAGTAGCAACCTCAAGAGACACTCGTGGAGGAAACAATTACCGTGGGCGAGGAAAATATTTTCAACCAAGAGCTCAGAGCTACAAGAGAGGAGGACATGCACCTCAAGGTCAATGGGGCTTTAGGCGAAACAACTATGATCAGTACCACCCGGCTAGAGGGAGAGGTAATCAGAGTAAGGCTTCTCCAGATTCAATTTGTAACCGTTGCGGGCATTTTCATCTGAATGACTCGTGCAAGCTGGGTATAGGTGGTTGCTTCAATTGCAGATTGTCTGGTCATATGGCGAAGGATTGTACTCGAGGGAGGAACCCGAATGCGGGTTGGAATCAGCACCAAGGGCAAGTGTTTACGGTAAACGCCAATGATGCTACTAATGCGGATCCTCTTATGAGAGGTAACTGTTTAATTGGTGATAAAATATTGGTTGCACTATATGATACTAGAGCTTTGCATTCGTTTATTTCATTTGATAAGGTTGAGGAACTAGGATTGAAAGTATCAGAGTTATCATTTGATTTGCATGTGCATACCCCGTATCAGACGGTTGTGACTAGATCAGGTTGTAGGCAAGTAGGTTTCAAGCTTGAGAATAAAGAATTTGTTCACGACTTAATCTATTTGCCAATGGTTGGGTTGGAGATGATTTTGGAGTTTGCTTGA